Below is a window of Longimicrobiaceae bacterium DNA.
GGAGGAGCAGGCGGCGCAGCACCGCGCGCTCCGCGCCCTTCGCCAGGGCCGACACCTCGTCGCCCGCGCGCAGGGCGACGAAGCCGGAGCCCTCCTCGCCCGCGACCGCGTGCTGCACCGCACGCAGCACCAGCGCGCCGGCCGCGGCGCGGCGTCCACGCTCGCCCGGCGAGCTCTCGGAGATCTGCTGGAGGGCGCCGGCGGCGGCCAGCACGCTGTGGGAGATGGGTGCCATTCGGATAGTAGTTGAGAAAGATTCTCAAACGCGTCCAAATGATACCCCGATCCCCCCCGAATGTCAAACCATTTCTTCGCCGGCCGGAAACGGCGAGGCGGCCCCGCCGCGTGGAGGGGCCGCCTCGTCCGTCGCGTTCCGCTGCTGCCGCTACGGGCGGGCGCGGTTGCGCTCGGGCGTGTACGTGGCGCAGACGGCGCCTTGCGGGCCGACCTCGACGCGGATCTCCCCCGCGTGGCACTCACGGTCCTCGTTGAACTTGCAATCGGTCACGGAGCAGGAGCCCACCGCAGAGGGTTCGGCCGCGCGCTTCTCCTGTGGATTCGCCATTCTGTCCTCCTCGTTGAAAATGGACGTCACTGCCCGAGCGATTTTGCAAGATGCGGACCACCCGCGGAACGCGCAAGTGCGCTTGTCTCAAGAGTTTGCGAATCATTCTCAACCGGTCTGGATGCGCGCCGGGAGCCGCCGGCCCGGCCCGCCGGCCTTGCGGCCCCCACGGGCGCGGATCAGATTCCCTGCGTTCCCGGAGCGCCCACCCTCGCGCCGATGGCCGCCGTGCAGGTCGAGACCTTTACGGACTTCACCTGCCCGTTCTCGTACGTGACGGAGGCCGCGCTCCGCCGCGCCGCCGCGGAGACCGGGGCCGCCGTGCGCTACCGCGCCTTCGAGCTGTATTCCGTCCCGGCGCCGCTCCCGCTTGACGCGGGAATGGAATGGGCGGAGGCGCTCGCCCCGCTGGCCGCGGAGACCGGGGTCGTCCTGAGCCGCCCCGGGTACCAGTCCCGGACGCGCAAGGCGCACGAGGCGGCGCGCTTCGCGGAGGAGCGCGGGGCGGGTGACGCCATGCGCGCCGCGATCTTCGCCGCGTACTTCGCCGAGGGGCGCGACGTGGGGCGCATCGACGTCCTGGTGGAGATCGGCACCGCGCTGGGGCTGGACCGCACCGAGCTGAAGGTGGTGCTGGACATCGACCGGTACACCGGGGCCGTCCTCGCCGACGAGGCGCTGGCGGAGCGGAGCGGGATCCGGTCCGTCCCCGTCGTGGTCGCCGGCTCCGGCACCGGGGCGCAGGCGCTGGTGGGGGCGCAGTCGTACGCTGCGCTGCGGGAGGCGGTCGCCGCCCGCTGAGGGCACAGCCAAGGTCAACCGGGCGCGGCGGGCTCCGCCGCGTCCCGCAGGAGAACGAGAGCGATATGGCAGACTACGAGCGCAGCACGGTCTATCCGGTGCGACAGGCGCTGGAGACGGCGCACGAGATCCTCACCACCCGCGGCGAGCTGGAGCGGGCGCAGGAGTCGCGGCACGGCGCCGTCTACACTGGCGGCGAGGGCACGGTGGAGGTCGACGTGCACCGGCACGGACTGTCCACCCTCGTGACCGTGCGGACGGACCGCCTCCGCACATCGAAAATAGACGGGGTCGTGCGGTACCTGCTGAACCAGCTCCCCTATCAGCACGGGGATCCGCCGCGGGAGTAGCAGACGGGCCGCCACCCGGCGCCCCCCACCCGGCTCGCTGTAAGCTCGCCACCCTCCCCCGCATGCGGGGGAGGGCTTTCTGTCCAGTGTTTCATCCCGTCGCAGCCTCTCCATGGGCATCGCACGGACCACTACCTCGTCCTGGCGGAACCGCCGCTCCAGCACCGCGCGGTACTCGCCCCACCACCCGTGCTCCAGGGCCTCGACTATGACCTCGAAGGTCGCCACGTCGTCGCGGGCTACCTCCCCGTCCGGCTCCCGCCACGCCCCCTCGGCGGGGGAGTGTAGATACGCCGTCACCCCGCCGAAGCGCTCCGTCAGCTCCTCCCGCACCCGGTCGAAGGGCGCTCGGCCGAAGGACTCGCCCCGGTTGTCGTAGAGCGGGAGGAAGATCTGGACCAGGTGCATGAGTGCGGTGCGAGGTGAAGGTCTGCCAAGCGCACCGGCCGCGGGGGAGGATCCCCACGGCCGCGGAAGGGCGTGGCGCCCCTACTGCCGCACCTCGAAGCGGACCGGCTGGGAGAGCCGCACCTCCTGGGTCTG
It encodes the following:
- a CDS encoding DUF1540 domain-containing protein, yielding MANPQEKRAAEPSAVGSCSVTDCKFNEDRECHAGEIRVEVGPQGAVCATYTPERNRARP
- a CDS encoding DsbA family protein — protein: MQVETFTDFTCPFSYVTEAALRRAAAETGAAVRYRAFELYSVPAPLPLDAGMEWAEALAPLAAETGVVLSRPGYQSRTRKAHEAARFAEERGAGDAMRAAIFAAYFAEGRDVGRIDVLVEIGTALGLDRTELKVVLDIDRYTGAVLADEALAERSGIRSVPVVVAGSGTGAQALVGAQSYAALREAVAAR